The DNA segment GTCGTGGACACTCCACGACGTGCAGGAGCCTCAGTCGCCCGAGCCCGTGATGACGACGTCGCAGGTGTCGGCGAGCTCGCGCAGCATCTCCGCCGGTGCGGGCATCGATGCGCTGCGCTTTCTCATCTTCACGACGCGCGCCACGCCGTAACGGGCGGGCAGCAATTCGGCAAGTTCGTCGACGAGATGATGGAAATTCGGTTTGGCGTTGTCGATGAAGCCGACGACCCTGCCGGCGAGCGTGTCGAGCGATACGCGCTGCGCAAGCCCTGCGTTGCCGCCCGGTGCGACCGGGTCGTAGACGAGCACGCTGTCTGACATGAACACTCCTCCGCGATTGTGGGCGAAAGTGGCAGGCCACCTCCGGCCGCCCTCATCCCCGACCCTTCACCCGGGGGGAGAAGGGGGGTGCGCAGAGCTTACTCTGCGAATGATCGGGAGCACGGTAACCGAGCGCTCCGGAAAGTGTCAAACGCACCGGGGCTGCGTGCGATAATCGATCGAAGAACCAACGCCCGTCACGGAGTCTCCCCGCATGAAAGAGACCAAGGCTGCGCTCATGCGCGCACTGCTCAAGGAAGGCATCGTCGTGTCGCCCGGCATCTACGACGGCTTCAGCGGCCGCATGGTGGAGAAGATGGGTTTCAAGGCCGCGGCGACCGGCGGCAGCGCCATCACGAATTCGCGCATCGGTCAGCCCGACATCGGCCTGATGTCGATGCTGGAAAACGTAGAGGCGTGCCGTCACATCGTGCGCAATCTCTCCATACCCGTCATGGCCGACGCCGACACGGGCTATGGCAACGCGGTGACCGTGCATCACACCGTCGAGTATTTCGAGGAGGCGGGTGTGGTCGGCATCAACCTCGAGGACCAGGTAAGCCCCAAGCGCTGCGGCCACATGCAGGGCAAGGAATTGATCGATGCACGCGAGATGGCGAAGAAGGTCGAGGCCGCCGTGCGCGCGAAGAAGGATTCCGACTTCATCATCAATGCCCGCACGGACGCGATCGCGGTGGAAGGGATGGAACGCGCCATCGAGCGGGCGAACCTCTACATCGCCGCGGGTGCCGACATGGTGTTTCCCGATGCGGTGCATTCGGAAGACGAGATCCGCCGCTTCGTCGATGCGGTGAAAGCCCCGGTCAGCATCAACATGGGATTCGCCATCCGATCCCGGCCCACGACGCCGCTGATCCCCATCAGGCGTCTCGCGGAGATCGGTGTCGCGCGCGTCACGATGGCGCGCATGCTGCCCTCCGCCGCCCTGATGGGCATGCACCGGGCGCTCGAGGTCCTCAGGGAAAGCATGGAGACGGGTGAAGTGCGGGACCGGCCCGATCTCATCTACGGCATGGAAGAGATAACCGACCTCGTGGGCTATGCAAAGATCGCGGAACTCGAATCCGCGTACCTGCTGGAAGAGCAGCTGGAGGCGAAGTACGGCGCGGCGAAGCCGGACTACGTGATACGAGAAAAGCAGTACTGACCGGTACATCCGGGGAAACGACAAAGGGAATCATGAGCGAGCAGAAACAGGACGTCGTGGTCATCGGCGCGGGCATCGTCGGCGTGGTGACCGCTTTGAGTCTCCAGAAGGAAGGCCACCGCGTGGCCATCATGGATCCCGATCCGCCGGGACAGGGCGCCTCCTTCGGCAACGCGGGGTCGCTCGCACCCGGATCCATCATCCCGCTGGGCATGCCGGGCACGTTCAAGCATGTGCCGAAATGGGTGCTCGACCCGCTCGGGCCGCTCTGCATCTCGTGGCATCACCTGCCGCGCGTGCTGCCGTGGCTTCTGCAGTTCTCGAAGTCGTGCAATCTCGAATCGGTGACGCGTTCGGCGAAAGCCATGCGCAGCCTCAACAAGGGCTCGGTGCACGATTACGCGCAGCTGCTCGGCGAGGCGGGGGCATCCGATCTGCTGCGTCGTGAAGGCATGCTGAATGTCTACCGCACCGAAGCAGGCTTCGCGGGCAGCGCGCTCGGCCGGAAGATCCGCACCGACAACGAATGTGAGGTCGTCGTCGTCAGCGAGGCGGACATACGGCGCATGGCACCGGCGCTGTCGCCGGAATATCGCTACGGCTTCATGCTGCCCGACGGCGGCCACGTGCGGAGCCCGCATCGCGTGGTGACGACGCTCTGCGATTACTTCGTCCGCAACGGGGGCACGCTGCTGCGTGAAAAGGCCATGGGCTTCGACGACGCCGGCGGCAAGGTCCGCGGTGTGAAGACGGCGAGCGGAGTGGTCGAGGCGTCCGCCGTCGTGCTGTGCGCGGGTATTGCGTCGCGTCCGCTGGCCGCGGCACTCGGCGCGCGTGTGCCGCTCATCGGCGAGCGCGGTTACCACATCGAGATCCCGACGCCCGGCGTGAAGCTCGACGTGCCGGTCACCGATGGCGAAGGCAGGTTCATCGCAACACCGATGGAGGGCGGCATCCGCATCGCTGGAACCTCGGAGTTCGCGCCGTACGGACAGTCCCCCAACTGGCGGCGCACCGAGGCGCTAGCGCGGCTCGCGAGGGGCATGCTGCCCGGCATCGACGTCGAGCCGCACAGCCGCTGGATGGGACATCGGCCTTCCACGCCCGATTCGATACCGGTCATCGGCCGTTCGCCGAAACTCGGCAATGCCTATTTCGCCTTCGGCCACGGACACTGGGGGCTGATGGCGTCTCCCGCCACCGGGCAGGCCATTGCCGCGCTCGTCGCGGGTCGCGACGCACCGTTCGACATCACCCCCTTCAACCCGACGAGGTTCGAATAGCCATGAATCGACAGGCGCTGGCGTTTGCTGCTTTGATCGTGACCGCACCGGCGCTCGCGCAACAGTACCCCACGCGCCCGCTGCGGTTCATCGTACCCTTCGCCGCGGGCGGCGGCGCGGATATTCTTGCGCGTTCCATCGGGCAGAAGCTGACGGACGAATTTGGACAGCAAGTCGTCGTTGACAACCGCACGGGGGCGAGCAGCATCATCGGCACCGAGGCCGCGGCAAAGGCGCCGGGGGACGGTTACACGATGCTGATCGTCGGCACCGGGCACGTCGTCAATCCGAGCATGTATCCGAAGCTGCCGTACGACACGCTGAAGGATTTCGCGCCGATCACGCAGCTCACCTCGTCCCCCAACGTGCTGATACTGCATCCCTCCGTGCCGGCGAAAAGCGTCAGCGAACTGATGACGCTTGCACGCAGCCGTACCGCGCCGCTCACGTATTCCACCGCGGGCAACGGCACGGCCGGGCATCTTTCGGCGGAACTCTTTCGCCTCACCGGCAAGTTCGAGCTGACGCACGTGCCATACAAGAGCGCGCCGCAGGCACTGACGGACGTCGTGAGCGGGCAGGTGCAGATGCAGTTCAGCAACTTGATGGCAGCGCTGCCGCACATGAAGACCGGCAAGGTGAACGGATAGGAAATTCAACCGCATGAGGC comes from the Acidovorax sp. T1 genome and includes:
- a CDS encoding isocitrate lyase/PEP mutase family protein, with the protein product MKETKAALMRALLKEGIVVSPGIYDGFSGRMVEKMGFKAAATGGSAITNSRIGQPDIGLMSMLENVEACRHIVRNLSIPVMADADTGYGNAVTVHHTVEYFEEAGVVGINLEDQVSPKRCGHMQGKELIDAREMAKKVEAAVRAKKDSDFIINARTDAIAVEGMERAIERANLYIAAGADMVFPDAVHSEDEIRRFVDAVKAPVSINMGFAIRSRPTTPLIPIRRLAEIGVARVTMARMLPSAALMGMHRALEVLRESMETGEVRDRPDLIYGMEEITDLVGYAKIAELESAYLLEEQLEAKYGAAKPDYVIREKQY
- a CDS encoding NAD(P)/FAD-dependent oxidoreductase produces the protein MSEQKQDVVVIGAGIVGVVTALSLQKEGHRVAIMDPDPPGQGASFGNAGSLAPGSIIPLGMPGTFKHVPKWVLDPLGPLCISWHHLPRVLPWLLQFSKSCNLESVTRSAKAMRSLNKGSVHDYAQLLGEAGASDLLRREGMLNVYRTEAGFAGSALGRKIRTDNECEVVVVSEADIRRMAPALSPEYRYGFMLPDGGHVRSPHRVVTTLCDYFVRNGGTLLREKAMGFDDAGGKVRGVKTASGVVEASAVVLCAGIASRPLAAALGARVPLIGERGYHIEIPTPGVKLDVPVTDGEGRFIATPMEGGIRIAGTSEFAPYGQSPNWRRTEALARLARGMLPGIDVEPHSRWMGHRPSTPDSIPVIGRSPKLGNAYFAFGHGHWGLMASPATGQAIAALVAGRDAPFDITPFNPTRFE
- a CDS encoding tripartite tricarboxylate transporter substrate-binding protein is translated as MNRQALAFAALIVTAPALAQQYPTRPLRFIVPFAAGGGADILARSIGQKLTDEFGQQVVVDNRTGASSIIGTEAAAKAPGDGYTMLIVGTGHVVNPSMYPKLPYDTLKDFAPITQLTSSPNVLILHPSVPAKSVSELMTLARSRTAPLTYSTAGNGTAGHLSAELFRLTGKFELTHVPYKSAPQALTDVVSGQVQMQFSNLMAALPHMKTGKVNG